The Mytilus trossulus isolate FHL-02 chromosome 3, PNRI_Mtr1.1.1.hap1, whole genome shotgun sequence genome contains a region encoding:
- the LOC134712559 gene encoding rho guanine nucleotide exchange factor 7-like isoform X11 — MEKDREEKTPSTDLSGDFDMIVNEINEFINILEVRGQELEQQQAEENRQQSQHQTESEESEECDTPPFQSARNTIILVENNEEPIYETCHNEQENPYEAIPALAHLATVTASTSSPAKSQKPELKPKPKHLLKMVEPSSQNPKRVKALHNFSGSNNDELCFNKGDIITVTQMVEGGWWEGTLNGKTGWFPNNYTKEIKSDIANRSSITKGPDMGVYKRESTQLYHNVVFQNLIETEKTHVQEMTMVLQNYIHPLQNSGILTPVEYTKLVGNLDDILAFQNNFLSSIEDCMKQLPHLRRIGGVFMKHAPRLKELYLEYCSNHPRAVAIVQSKRDELNKYMEQDGAPPGAMILTTNLYKPFTRLDKYPSLLKELERHIEESHVDRGDTQRAIAIYRDVSNACMEIRKVKEMEYEILTSAIKGWEGEEMSKFGEVLHLSQVHVFTSSGEKYDRIFVLFPNMLVMLSMSPRLSGYTYEGQIPLSGLNVSTCDDEENFPNSFEISGNMIEKITVTCGTNTEVKAWLDHLKQQANYTSGTTKPQSLQVCLNTLQEQMKLLKNGGSMETSSGQNKPENQKISTSQPSISLLTKAKTAMVTHSTWSMSCLRPSPPLRQIPYNKEDGIRSPRMGRKPVRRKPDDPRTMEEDSLILRVIEAYCTSAKTRNTVNSSILMNPHVLIAEEEKIIVDDGGDPTMLQEKSLVDTVYSLKDQVKALETEHKRMKRDLEEETKARKRLETNMKKFIKTRTDMLDENLM, encoded by the exons ATGGAGAAAGATCGTGAGGAAAAAACACCAAGTACTGATCTGTCAGGGGATTTTGACATGATTGTTAATGAAATTAAcgaatttattaatattttagaagTGAGGGGCCAAGAACTAGAACAACAACAAGCTGAAGAAAATCGTCAACAATCCCAACATCAAACTGAATCAGAAGAAAGTGAAGAATGTGACACTCCTCCTTTTCAGTCGGCTCGAAATACTATTATACTTGTTGAAAACAACGAGGAACCAATATATGAAACATGTCACAATGAGCAAGAGAACCCTTATGAAGCTATCCCAGCATTAGCTCACTTAGCAACAGTTACAGCATCAACAAGTTCTCCTGCTAAAAGTCAAAAGCCAGAGTTAAAACCAAAgccaaaacatttactaaaaatGGTAGAGCCAAGCTCACAGAACCCTAAAAGGGTCAAGGCACTACATAACTTCTCTGGATCAAATAATGATGAG CTATGTTTCAACAAAGGGGACATCATAACAGTGACACAGATGGTTGAAGGAGGTTGGTGGGAAGGTACACTGAATGGTAAAACTGGATGGTTTCCTAACAACTATACCAAAGAAATTAAATCTG ataTTGCCAACAGATCTTCAATAACTAAAGGGCCAGACATGGGAGTATATAAGAGAGAAAGTACACAGTTATACCACAATGTT GTTTTTCAGAATCTGATAGAAACAGAGAAAACCCATGTACAGGAAATGACAATGGTACTACAGAACTACATACATCCTTTACAGAATTCTGGCAT attAACTCCTGTGGAGTACACTAAACTAGTAGGAAATTTAGATGACATATTAGCATTCCAAAACAATTTTCTATCTTCAATAGAAGACTGTATGAA ACAATTACCTCATTTAAGAAGAATTGGTGGtgtttttatgaaacatgctcCAAGattaaaagaattatatttagaatattgtTCCAATCATCCTAGAGCTGTAGCTATTGTTCAGAGTAAAAG agatgaattaaataaatatatggaGCAGGATGGTGCTCCGCCTGGTGCTATGATCTTAACCACAAATTTATATAAACCTTTCACACGACTAGATAAATATCCCAGCCTTCTCAAAGAATTAGAGAGACACATAGAG GAAAGTCATGTAGACAGAGGGGATACCCAGAGAGCTATAGCTATTTATAGAGACGTATCA aatGCTTGTATGGAAATAAGAAAAGTGAAAGAAATggaatatgaaatattaactaGTGCAATTAAAGGTTGGGAAGGGGAG GAGATGTCAAAGTTTGGTGAAGTACTACATTTATCCCAAGTTCATGTATTCACATCTTCTGGAGAAAAGTATGacagaatatttgttttatttcctaACATGCTGGTCATGTTATCAATGAGTCCAAGATTAAGTGGTTATACTTATGAG GGACAAATTCCACTCAGTGGTCTAAATGTAAGCACATGTGATGATGAGGAAAATTTTCCAAATAGTTTTGAAATTTCAG GGAACATGATAGAGAAAATTACAGTAACATGTGGAACTAATACTGAAGTAAAAGCATGGTTAGACCATTTAAAACAGCAGGCTAACTATACCTCAGGGACAACCAAACCACAAAGTCTTCAAGTATGTCTAAACACCTTACAGGAACAGATGAAGCTCTTAAAAAACGGGGGATCAATGGAGACTAGTAGTGGTCAAAATAAACCTGAAAATCAAAAA atctCAACTTCACAACCTAGTATTAGTTTGTTAACGAAGGCAAAAACTGCCATGGTAACACATTCCACATGGTCAATGTCATGTCTACGACCTTCACCACCTCTCAGACAGATTccatataataaagaagatggCATCAGAAGTCCAAGAATGGGCAGAAAACCAGTCCGACGAAAACCAG atgaccCTAGAACAATGGAAGAAGATTCCTTAATTTTACGAGTGATAGAAGCTTATTGTACCAGTGCTAAGACGAGGAATACAGTTAATTCAT CTATACTGATGAATCCTCATGTGTTGATAGCTGAAGAAGAAAAGATAATAGTGGACGATGGAGGGGACCCAACCATGTTACAAGAAAA GTCACTTGTGGATACAGTTTACTCATTAAAAGATCAGGTCAAAGCTTTAGAAACA GAACATAAGAGAATGAAGAGAGATTTAGAAGAAGAAACAAAAGCTAGAAAAAGATTAGAGACTAACATGAAAAAGTTTATTAAAACTAGAACAGATATGCTGGATGAAAATCTTATGTGA
- the LOC134712559 gene encoding rho guanine nucleotide exchange factor 7-like isoform X5 codes for MEKDREEKTPSTDLSGDFDMIVNEINEFINILEVRGQELEQQQAEENRQQSQHQTESEESEECDTPPFQSARNTIILVENNEEPIYETCHNEQENPYEAIPALAHLATVTASTSSPAKSQKPELKPKPKHLLKMVEPSSQNPKRVKALHNFSGSNNDELCFNKGDIITVTQMVEGGWWEGTLNGKTGWFPNNYTKEIKSDIANRSSITKGPDMGVYKRESTQLYHNVVFQNLIETEKTHVQEMTMVLQNYIHPLQNSGILTPVEYTKLVGNLDDILAFQNNFLSSIEDCMKQLPHLRRIGGVFMKHAPRLKELYLEYCSNHPRAVAIVQSKRDELNKYMEQDGAPPGAMILTTNLYKPFTRLDKYPSLLKELERHIEESHVDRGDTQRAIAIYRDVSNACMEIRKVKEMEYEILTSAIKGWEGEEMSKFGEVLHLSQVHVFTSSGEKYDRIFVLFPNMLVMLSMSPRLSGYTYEGQIPLSGLNVSTCDDEENFPNSFEISGNMIEKITVTCGTNTEVKAWLDHLKQQANYTSGTTKPQSLQVCLNTLQEQMKLLKNGGSMETSSGQNKPENQKISTSQPSISLLTKAKTAMVTHSTWSMSCLRPSPPLRQIPYNKEDGIRSPRMGRKPVRRKPVRTHSQDEYDFKSRWRQYDPRTMEEDSLILRVIEAYCTSAKTRNTVNSLPLKEVINIVKPMPTDRYVRRDVGTQAILMNPHVLIAEEEKIIVDDGGDPTMLQEKSLVDTVYSLKDQVKALETEHKRMKRDLEEETKARKRLETNMKKFIKTRTDMLDENLM; via the exons ATGGAGAAAGATCGTGAGGAAAAAACACCAAGTACTGATCTGTCAGGGGATTTTGACATGATTGTTAATGAAATTAAcgaatttattaatattttagaagTGAGGGGCCAAGAACTAGAACAACAACAAGCTGAAGAAAATCGTCAACAATCCCAACATCAAACTGAATCAGAAGAAAGTGAAGAATGTGACACTCCTCCTTTTCAGTCGGCTCGAAATACTATTATACTTGTTGAAAACAACGAGGAACCAATATATGAAACATGTCACAATGAGCAAGAGAACCCTTATGAAGCTATCCCAGCATTAGCTCACTTAGCAACAGTTACAGCATCAACAAGTTCTCCTGCTAAAAGTCAAAAGCCAGAGTTAAAACCAAAgccaaaacatttactaaaaatGGTAGAGCCAAGCTCACAGAACCCTAAAAGGGTCAAGGCACTACATAACTTCTCTGGATCAAATAATGATGAG CTATGTTTCAACAAAGGGGACATCATAACAGTGACACAGATGGTTGAAGGAGGTTGGTGGGAAGGTACACTGAATGGTAAAACTGGATGGTTTCCTAACAACTATACCAAAGAAATTAAATCTG ataTTGCCAACAGATCTTCAATAACTAAAGGGCCAGACATGGGAGTATATAAGAGAGAAAGTACACAGTTATACCACAATGTT GTTTTTCAGAATCTGATAGAAACAGAGAAAACCCATGTACAGGAAATGACAATGGTACTACAGAACTACATACATCCTTTACAGAATTCTGGCAT attAACTCCTGTGGAGTACACTAAACTAGTAGGAAATTTAGATGACATATTAGCATTCCAAAACAATTTTCTATCTTCAATAGAAGACTGTATGAA ACAATTACCTCATTTAAGAAGAATTGGTGGtgtttttatgaaacatgctcCAAGattaaaagaattatatttagaatattgtTCCAATCATCCTAGAGCTGTAGCTATTGTTCAGAGTAAAAG agatgaattaaataaatatatggaGCAGGATGGTGCTCCGCCTGGTGCTATGATCTTAACCACAAATTTATATAAACCTTTCACACGACTAGATAAATATCCCAGCCTTCTCAAAGAATTAGAGAGACACATAGAG GAAAGTCATGTAGACAGAGGGGATACCCAGAGAGCTATAGCTATTTATAGAGACGTATCA aatGCTTGTATGGAAATAAGAAAAGTGAAAGAAATggaatatgaaatattaactaGTGCAATTAAAGGTTGGGAAGGGGAG GAGATGTCAAAGTTTGGTGAAGTACTACATTTATCCCAAGTTCATGTATTCACATCTTCTGGAGAAAAGTATGacagaatatttgttttatttcctaACATGCTGGTCATGTTATCAATGAGTCCAAGATTAAGTGGTTATACTTATGAG GGACAAATTCCACTCAGTGGTCTAAATGTAAGCACATGTGATGATGAGGAAAATTTTCCAAATAGTTTTGAAATTTCAG GGAACATGATAGAGAAAATTACAGTAACATGTGGAACTAATACTGAAGTAAAAGCATGGTTAGACCATTTAAAACAGCAGGCTAACTATACCTCAGGGACAACCAAACCACAAAGTCTTCAAGTATGTCTAAACACCTTACAGGAACAGATGAAGCTCTTAAAAAACGGGGGATCAATGGAGACTAGTAGTGGTCAAAATAAACCTGAAAATCAAAAA atctCAACTTCACAACCTAGTATTAGTTTGTTAACGAAGGCAAAAACTGCCATGGTAACACATTCCACATGGTCAATGTCATGTCTACGACCTTCACCACCTCTCAGACAGATTccatataataaagaagatggCATCAGAAGTCCAAGAATGGGCAGAAAACCAGTCCGACGAAAACCAG TGAGAACACATTCTCAGGATGAGTATGACTTTAAATCCAGATGGCGACAGT atgaccCTAGAACAATGGAAGAAGATTCCTTAATTTTACGAGTGATAGAAGCTTATTGTACCAGTGCTAAGACGAGGAATACAGTTAATTCAT TGCCTTTGAAGGAAGTGATCAACATAGTTAAGCCTATGCCAACAGATAGATATGTTCGACGAGATGTTGGTACTCAAG CTATACTGATGAATCCTCATGTGTTGATAGCTGAAGAAGAAAAGATAATAGTGGACGATGGAGGGGACCCAACCATGTTACAAGAAAA GTCACTTGTGGATACAGTTTACTCATTAAAAGATCAGGTCAAAGCTTTAGAAACA GAACATAAGAGAATGAAGAGAGATTTAGAAGAAGAAACAAAAGCTAGAAAAAGATTAGAGACTAACATGAAAAAGTTTATTAAAACTAGAACAGATATGCTGGATGAAAATCTTATGTGA
- the LOC134712559 gene encoding rho guanine nucleotide exchange factor 7-like isoform X1: protein MEKDREEKTPSTDLSGDFDMIVNEINEFINILEVRGQELEQQQAEENRQQSQHQTESEESEECDTPPFQSARNTIILVENNEEPIYETCHNEQENPYEAIPALAHLATVTASTSSPAKSQKPELKPKPKHLLKMVEPSSQNPKRVKALHNFSGSNNDELCFNKGDIITVTQMVEGGWWEGTLNGKTGWFPNNYTKEIKSDIANRSSITKGPDMGVYKRESTQLYHNVVFQNLIETEKTHVQEMTMVLQNYIHPLQNSGILTPVEYTKLVGNLDDILAFQNNFLSSIEDCMKQLPHLRRIGGVFMKHAPRLKELYLEYCSNHPRAVAIVQSKRDELNKYMEQDGAPPGAMILTTNLYKPFTRLDKYPSLLKELERHIEESHVDRGDTQRAIAIYRDVSNACMEIRKVKEMEYEILTSAIKGWEGEEMSKFGEVLHLSQVHVFTSSGEKYDRIFVLFPNMLVMLSMSPRLSGYTYEGQIPLSGLNVSTCDDEENFPNSFEISGNMIEKITVTCGTNTEVKAWLDHLKQQANYTSGTTKPQSLQVCLNTLQEQMKLLKNGGSMETSSGQNKPENQKISTSQPSISLLTKAKTAMVTHSTWSMSCLRPSPPLRQIPYNKEDGIRSPRMGRKPVRRKPVRTHSQDEYDFKSRWRQYDPRTMEEDSLILRVIEAYCTSAKTRNTVNSSVTKERFTLVRPLPKPNLTPIKETGSQDTVLQVPLKEVINIVKPMPTDRYVRRDVGTQAILMNPHVLIAEEEKIIVDDGGDPTMLQEKSLVDTVYSLKDQVKALETEHKRMKRDLEEETKARKRLETNMKKFIKTRTDMLDENLM, encoded by the exons ATGGAGAAAGATCGTGAGGAAAAAACACCAAGTACTGATCTGTCAGGGGATTTTGACATGATTGTTAATGAAATTAAcgaatttattaatattttagaagTGAGGGGCCAAGAACTAGAACAACAACAAGCTGAAGAAAATCGTCAACAATCCCAACATCAAACTGAATCAGAAGAAAGTGAAGAATGTGACACTCCTCCTTTTCAGTCGGCTCGAAATACTATTATACTTGTTGAAAACAACGAGGAACCAATATATGAAACATGTCACAATGAGCAAGAGAACCCTTATGAAGCTATCCCAGCATTAGCTCACTTAGCAACAGTTACAGCATCAACAAGTTCTCCTGCTAAAAGTCAAAAGCCAGAGTTAAAACCAAAgccaaaacatttactaaaaatGGTAGAGCCAAGCTCACAGAACCCTAAAAGGGTCAAGGCACTACATAACTTCTCTGGATCAAATAATGATGAG CTATGTTTCAACAAAGGGGACATCATAACAGTGACACAGATGGTTGAAGGAGGTTGGTGGGAAGGTACACTGAATGGTAAAACTGGATGGTTTCCTAACAACTATACCAAAGAAATTAAATCTG ataTTGCCAACAGATCTTCAATAACTAAAGGGCCAGACATGGGAGTATATAAGAGAGAAAGTACACAGTTATACCACAATGTT GTTTTTCAGAATCTGATAGAAACAGAGAAAACCCATGTACAGGAAATGACAATGGTACTACAGAACTACATACATCCTTTACAGAATTCTGGCAT attAACTCCTGTGGAGTACACTAAACTAGTAGGAAATTTAGATGACATATTAGCATTCCAAAACAATTTTCTATCTTCAATAGAAGACTGTATGAA ACAATTACCTCATTTAAGAAGAATTGGTGGtgtttttatgaaacatgctcCAAGattaaaagaattatatttagaatattgtTCCAATCATCCTAGAGCTGTAGCTATTGTTCAGAGTAAAAG agatgaattaaataaatatatggaGCAGGATGGTGCTCCGCCTGGTGCTATGATCTTAACCACAAATTTATATAAACCTTTCACACGACTAGATAAATATCCCAGCCTTCTCAAAGAATTAGAGAGACACATAGAG GAAAGTCATGTAGACAGAGGGGATACCCAGAGAGCTATAGCTATTTATAGAGACGTATCA aatGCTTGTATGGAAATAAGAAAAGTGAAAGAAATggaatatgaaatattaactaGTGCAATTAAAGGTTGGGAAGGGGAG GAGATGTCAAAGTTTGGTGAAGTACTACATTTATCCCAAGTTCATGTATTCACATCTTCTGGAGAAAAGTATGacagaatatttgttttatttcctaACATGCTGGTCATGTTATCAATGAGTCCAAGATTAAGTGGTTATACTTATGAG GGACAAATTCCACTCAGTGGTCTAAATGTAAGCACATGTGATGATGAGGAAAATTTTCCAAATAGTTTTGAAATTTCAG GGAACATGATAGAGAAAATTACAGTAACATGTGGAACTAATACTGAAGTAAAAGCATGGTTAGACCATTTAAAACAGCAGGCTAACTATACCTCAGGGACAACCAAACCACAAAGTCTTCAAGTATGTCTAAACACCTTACAGGAACAGATGAAGCTCTTAAAAAACGGGGGATCAATGGAGACTAGTAGTGGTCAAAATAAACCTGAAAATCAAAAA atctCAACTTCACAACCTAGTATTAGTTTGTTAACGAAGGCAAAAACTGCCATGGTAACACATTCCACATGGTCAATGTCATGTCTACGACCTTCACCACCTCTCAGACAGATTccatataataaagaagatggCATCAGAAGTCCAAGAATGGGCAGAAAACCAGTCCGACGAAAACCAG TGAGAACACATTCTCAGGATGAGTATGACTTTAAATCCAGATGGCGACAGT atgaccCTAGAACAATGGAAGAAGATTCCTTAATTTTACGAGTGATAGAAGCTTATTGTACCAGTGCTAAGACGAGGAATACAGTTAATTCAT CTGTAACTAAAGAAAGGTTCACTCTTGTGAGGCCATTACCTAAACCAAATCTTACTCCTATCAAAGAGACAGGTTCACAAGACACAGTTTTGCAAG TGCCTTTGAAGGAAGTGATCAACATAGTTAAGCCTATGCCAACAGATAGATATGTTCGACGAGATGTTGGTACTCAAG CTATACTGATGAATCCTCATGTGTTGATAGCTGAAGAAGAAAAGATAATAGTGGACGATGGAGGGGACCCAACCATGTTACAAGAAAA GTCACTTGTGGATACAGTTTACTCATTAAAAGATCAGGTCAAAGCTTTAGAAACA GAACATAAGAGAATGAAGAGAGATTTAGAAGAAGAAACAAAAGCTAGAAAAAGATTAGAGACTAACATGAAAAAGTTTATTAAAACTAGAACAGATATGCTGGATGAAAATCTTATGTGA
- the LOC134712559 gene encoding rho guanine nucleotide exchange factor 7-like isoform X7, producing MEKDREEKTPSTDLSGDFDMIVNEINEFINILEVRGQELEQQQAEENRQQSQHQTESEESEECDTPPFQSARNTIILVENNEEPIYETCHNEQENPYEAIPALAHLATVTASTSSPAKSQKPELKPKPKHLLKMVEPSSQNPKRVKALHNFSGSNNDELCFNKGDIITVTQMVEGGWWEGTLNGKTGWFPNNYTKEIKSDIANRSSITKGPDMGVYKRESTQLYHNVVFQNLIETEKTHVQEMTMVLQNYIHPLQNSGILTPVEYTKLVGNLDDILAFQNNFLSSIEDCMKQLPHLRRIGGVFMKHAPRLKELYLEYCSNHPRAVAIVQSKRDELNKYMEQDGAPPGAMILTTNLYKPFTRLDKYPSLLKELERHIEESHVDRGDTQRAIAIYRDVSNACMEIRKVKEMEYEILTSAIKGWEGEEMSKFGEVLHLSQVHVFTSSGEKYDRIFVLFPNMLVMLSMSPRLSGYTYEGQIPLSGLNVSTCDDEENFPNSFEISGNMIEKITVTCGTNTEVKAWLDHLKQQANYTSGTTKPQSLQVCLNTLQEQMKLLKNGGSMETSSGQNKPENQKISTSQPSISLLTKAKTAMVTHSTWSMSCLRPSPPLRQIPYNKEDGIRSPRMGRKPVRRKPDDPRTMEEDSLILRVIEAYCTSAKTRNTVNSLPLKEVINIVKPMPTDRYVRRDVGTQAILMNPHVLIAEEEKIIVDDGGDPTMLQEKSLVDTVYSLKDQVKALETEHKRMKRDLEEETKARKRLETNMKKFIKTRTDMLDENLM from the exons ATGGAGAAAGATCGTGAGGAAAAAACACCAAGTACTGATCTGTCAGGGGATTTTGACATGATTGTTAATGAAATTAAcgaatttattaatattttagaagTGAGGGGCCAAGAACTAGAACAACAACAAGCTGAAGAAAATCGTCAACAATCCCAACATCAAACTGAATCAGAAGAAAGTGAAGAATGTGACACTCCTCCTTTTCAGTCGGCTCGAAATACTATTATACTTGTTGAAAACAACGAGGAACCAATATATGAAACATGTCACAATGAGCAAGAGAACCCTTATGAAGCTATCCCAGCATTAGCTCACTTAGCAACAGTTACAGCATCAACAAGTTCTCCTGCTAAAAGTCAAAAGCCAGAGTTAAAACCAAAgccaaaacatttactaaaaatGGTAGAGCCAAGCTCACAGAACCCTAAAAGGGTCAAGGCACTACATAACTTCTCTGGATCAAATAATGATGAG CTATGTTTCAACAAAGGGGACATCATAACAGTGACACAGATGGTTGAAGGAGGTTGGTGGGAAGGTACACTGAATGGTAAAACTGGATGGTTTCCTAACAACTATACCAAAGAAATTAAATCTG ataTTGCCAACAGATCTTCAATAACTAAAGGGCCAGACATGGGAGTATATAAGAGAGAAAGTACACAGTTATACCACAATGTT GTTTTTCAGAATCTGATAGAAACAGAGAAAACCCATGTACAGGAAATGACAATGGTACTACAGAACTACATACATCCTTTACAGAATTCTGGCAT attAACTCCTGTGGAGTACACTAAACTAGTAGGAAATTTAGATGACATATTAGCATTCCAAAACAATTTTCTATCTTCAATAGAAGACTGTATGAA ACAATTACCTCATTTAAGAAGAATTGGTGGtgtttttatgaaacatgctcCAAGattaaaagaattatatttagaatattgtTCCAATCATCCTAGAGCTGTAGCTATTGTTCAGAGTAAAAG agatgaattaaataaatatatggaGCAGGATGGTGCTCCGCCTGGTGCTATGATCTTAACCACAAATTTATATAAACCTTTCACACGACTAGATAAATATCCCAGCCTTCTCAAAGAATTAGAGAGACACATAGAG GAAAGTCATGTAGACAGAGGGGATACCCAGAGAGCTATAGCTATTTATAGAGACGTATCA aatGCTTGTATGGAAATAAGAAAAGTGAAAGAAATggaatatgaaatattaactaGTGCAATTAAAGGTTGGGAAGGGGAG GAGATGTCAAAGTTTGGTGAAGTACTACATTTATCCCAAGTTCATGTATTCACATCTTCTGGAGAAAAGTATGacagaatatttgttttatttcctaACATGCTGGTCATGTTATCAATGAGTCCAAGATTAAGTGGTTATACTTATGAG GGACAAATTCCACTCAGTGGTCTAAATGTAAGCACATGTGATGATGAGGAAAATTTTCCAAATAGTTTTGAAATTTCAG GGAACATGATAGAGAAAATTACAGTAACATGTGGAACTAATACTGAAGTAAAAGCATGGTTAGACCATTTAAAACAGCAGGCTAACTATACCTCAGGGACAACCAAACCACAAAGTCTTCAAGTATGTCTAAACACCTTACAGGAACAGATGAAGCTCTTAAAAAACGGGGGATCAATGGAGACTAGTAGTGGTCAAAATAAACCTGAAAATCAAAAA atctCAACTTCACAACCTAGTATTAGTTTGTTAACGAAGGCAAAAACTGCCATGGTAACACATTCCACATGGTCAATGTCATGTCTACGACCTTCACCACCTCTCAGACAGATTccatataataaagaagatggCATCAGAAGTCCAAGAATGGGCAGAAAACCAGTCCGACGAAAACCAG atgaccCTAGAACAATGGAAGAAGATTCCTTAATTTTACGAGTGATAGAAGCTTATTGTACCAGTGCTAAGACGAGGAATACAGTTAATTCAT TGCCTTTGAAGGAAGTGATCAACATAGTTAAGCCTATGCCAACAGATAGATATGTTCGACGAGATGTTGGTACTCAAG CTATACTGATGAATCCTCATGTGTTGATAGCTGAAGAAGAAAAGATAATAGTGGACGATGGAGGGGACCCAACCATGTTACAAGAAAA GTCACTTGTGGATACAGTTTACTCATTAAAAGATCAGGTCAAAGCTTTAGAAACA GAACATAAGAGAATGAAGAGAGATTTAGAAGAAGAAACAAAAGCTAGAAAAAGATTAGAGACTAACATGAAAAAGTTTATTAAAACTAGAACAGATATGCTGGATGAAAATCTTATGTGA